One region of Desulfitobacterium chlororespirans DSM 11544 genomic DNA includes:
- a CDS encoding molybdopterin-binding protein produces MQTCDHPCSACQSRCHRQNTSAATKKDALAKLALAADFSLGVEQVPLAEALHRVIGQDVLAAWDSPVADYATHDGIAIVREEAGASVSALLAPDRFQIVGMGNVIPEPFDTVLAYELCSFQSDGSVRLLGLSEKGEGIIRRASSIRKGELVLGKGFLLEPRHLAILRYSGIEQVSVYCKPTAAIIPVGSDLTLPGITPAPGQYPEADGILVESVIRLCGGTARLRPPVQDDIAALKGAIQSELTACDMVVLIGGVGLGGEGYRDFSRAAVEDLGSVLVHGLSFGPGGKAALLGVIDNKPVIGIPGPPHAAILVTEELIPPIMELFLDIPCYERPVITAEAGVDISAKRTSDFFPRVRLSSDNGRYIANPVRMGDNIETFARAEGIARYRRGMEYPKGSPVEVELLYSEKQLSRQLTKE; encoded by the coding sequence TTGCAAACATGCGATCATCCCTGCAGCGCTTGTCAAAGCCGCTGCCACCGGCAGAACACTTCGGCAGCGACCAAAAAAGACGCTTTAGCCAAGCTCGCTTTGGCGGCTGATTTTTCCCTCGGCGTGGAACAGGTTCCTCTAGCCGAGGCCCTTCACCGGGTTATAGGCCAGGATGTTCTGGCGGCCTGGGACTCTCCCGTTGCAGATTATGCAACCCATGATGGGATTGCCATAGTTCGTGAAGAGGCGGGTGCTTCAGTCTCCGCCCTTCTTGCGCCTGACCGCTTTCAGATCGTAGGGATGGGCAATGTTATCCCTGAGCCTTTTGATACGGTGCTGGCCTACGAACTCTGTTCCTTTCAAAGTGATGGCAGTGTCCGGCTGCTGGGCCTATCCGAAAAAGGGGAAGGCATCATCCGCCGCGCTTCCAGCATTCGCAAGGGCGAGTTGGTTTTGGGAAAAGGCTTTCTTCTTGAGCCGCGCCATCTGGCGATTCTCCGCTACAGCGGGATAGAACAGGTTTCTGTATATTGCAAGCCGACCGCAGCCATCATTCCGGTGGGAAGCGACCTTACCCTTCCGGGAATAACGCCTGCCCCGGGGCAGTACCCGGAAGCAGACGGCATACTGGTGGAGTCTGTGATCCGTTTATGCGGCGGTACAGCCAGGCTGAGGCCCCCTGTCCAAGACGATATCGCGGCATTGAAAGGTGCTATCCAATCCGAACTAACCGCCTGTGATATGGTGGTGCTGATCGGCGGCGTTGGCCTGGGAGGAGAAGGTTACCGCGATTTTTCCCGGGCTGCTGTCGAGGATTTGGGCTCGGTTCTTGTTCATGGCCTATCCTTCGGCCCGGGTGGCAAAGCAGCTCTCCTTGGTGTCATCGACAACAAGCCTGTTATCGGAATTCCCGGTCCTCCCCACGCCGCTATCTTGGTGACGGAGGAGCTTATTCCGCCGATTATGGAGCTGTTTTTGGATATTCCCTGCTATGAACGGCCTGTTATTACCGCCGAGGCGGGAGTTGATATTTCCGCTAAAAGGACAAGTGACTTTTTTCCCCGCGTCCGTTTGAGTTCAGACAATGGACGCTATATCGCAAACCCCGTCCGTATGGGAGACAACATCGAGACCTTTGCCCGGGCTGAAGGCATTGCCCGCTACCGGCGGGGAATGGAATATCCTAAAGGTTCTCCTGTAGAGGTAGAGTTGCTTTATAGCGAAAAACAGCTCTCCCGGCAGCTTACAAAAGAATAA
- a CDS encoding ABC transporter ATP-binding protein, with product MLFELKDGVCGYSAHKPVLRDINFTLTDGEVLCLLGANGVGKSTLFKSMLALIPILGGTLSIDGENILRWSRAKIAQKIGYVPQSTNPPFSYSVMDVILMGRAAHLGMMSSPKKEDEEIAESVVERLGIQYLVNKRYLELSGGEKQLVLIARALTQQPQLLIMDEPTTALDFGNQQLVLNQVHQLSQQGLGIIMSSHFPDHAFLYSHKVLMLKNGGIYAMGAPAEVISEQTLRDLYRVETKIIATGIISNTTGSEIKACISIT from the coding sequence ATGCTCTTTGAATTAAAGGACGGTGTTTGCGGTTATTCTGCGCACAAACCGGTTCTCAGGGATATTAACTTCACCCTGACAGACGGAGAAGTTCTTTGCCTGCTGGGCGCAAACGGTGTCGGAAAATCGACGCTGTTTAAGTCCATGCTGGCTCTGATCCCAATCCTTGGCGGTACCCTCAGTATCGACGGTGAAAACATCCTGCGCTGGTCCCGGGCCAAAATCGCGCAAAAGATCGGCTATGTCCCTCAATCCACGAACCCGCCCTTTTCCTATTCGGTCATGGATGTCATCCTGATGGGACGCGCTGCCCATCTCGGCATGATGTCTTCCCCCAAGAAGGAAGATGAAGAGATTGCCGAATCCGTTGTGGAACGTCTCGGCATTCAGTATCTGGTCAACAAGCGGTACCTGGAACTGTCCGGGGGCGAAAAGCAACTCGTATTGATCGCCCGGGCTCTTACTCAGCAGCCCCAGCTGCTGATCATGGATGAGCCAACCACCGCTTTGGACTTTGGCAATCAGCAGCTGGTTCTAAATCAGGTCCATCAGCTCTCCCAACAAGGTCTGGGCATCATTATGTCTTCTCATTTTCCGGATCATGCTTTCCTTTACTCACACAAGGTCCTGATGCTCAAAAATGGCGGGATCTATGCTATGGGTGCTCCTGCTGAAGTTATTTCCGAGCAGACTTTACGCGATCTGTACCGGGTGGAAACCAAAATCATTGCCACCGGAATTATCTCCAATACCACAGGGTCTGAAATCAAGGCCTGCATTTCGATCACCTAA
- a CDS encoding FecCD family ABC transporter permease translates to MVNSERQKKIRAAHFRLMILAAMLIIVFLVSFNIGRFEGIPFKDTVLIMLSAVFPIDATWPQNHETVVLFIRFPRIMAAVLIGAALALSGACYQTVFKNPLVAPDILGASAGASLGAAIAIFSGLGYFYIQLFAFVFALGAVALACLVGTRIKRDPSLSLVLSGIFISSLASAIVSLIKFLADPRDKLPAITYWLMGSLSNITLTNIKWAIILMLIGAVPLFLVRWRLNVLSMGDDEAKTLGIETKQLRRLVIVCSTLLTAASISIGGLIGWVGLVIPHLMRRLVGPDNKVLIPATVMGGGVFLLLVDNVARSLTAVEIPLGVLTAIIGAPFFIGLMMYGREG, encoded by the coding sequence ATGGTCAATTCAGAGCGGCAAAAAAAAATACGGGCGGCACATTTTAGACTGATGATTTTAGCTGCTATGCTGATTATCGTTTTCTTGGTCTCATTCAACATTGGGCGCTTCGAGGGCATTCCGTTCAAGGATACTGTTTTGATCATGCTCTCGGCGGTTTTTCCGATTGACGCAACCTGGCCCCAAAACCATGAAACGGTGGTTCTCTTTATCCGCTTCCCGCGCATTATGGCCGCGGTTCTGATCGGTGCAGCTTTGGCTCTGTCCGGCGCCTGCTATCAGACAGTGTTCAAAAACCCGCTGGTTGCGCCGGATATTCTCGGTGCTTCCGCCGGAGCGTCCTTGGGAGCGGCCATCGCTATCTTCAGCGGTCTTGGCTATTTTTATATTCAGCTGTTTGCTTTTGTTTTCGCTTTGGGGGCGGTGGCCTTAGCCTGCCTGGTCGGCACACGGATCAAGCGCGATCCTTCCCTGTCCCTTGTCCTTTCAGGCATATTTATCTCCTCCCTGGCCAGCGCCATTGTCTCTTTGATCAAGTTTCTCGCCGATCCGAGGGACAAGCTGCCCGCCATTACCTATTGGCTGATGGGGAGCCTTTCCAATATCACCCTTACTAATATCAAGTGGGCCATCATCCTCATGCTGATTGGCGCCGTACCGCTCTTTTTGGTACGGTGGCGGCTCAATGTTTTATCCATGGGCGATGATGAAGCCAAGACTCTCGGCATCGAGACAAAGCAGCTGCGCCGTCTCGTGATCGTCTGCTCGACATTATTAACAGCGGCTTCGATTTCCATCGGCGGCTTGATCGGCTGGGTGGGCCTCGTCATTCCCCATTTGATGAGAAGGTTGGTGGGACCGGATAACAAGGTGCTCATTCCGGCAACGGTCATGGGTGGCGGTGTCTTTCTTCTCCTGGTGGATAATGTGGCAAGATCCCTCACTGCCGTGGAGATCCCCCTGGGTGTGCTCACCGCGATCATCGGCGCTCCGTTTTTTATCGGTCTTATGATGTACGGAAGGGAGGGCTAG
- the smpB gene encoding SsrA-binding protein SmpB encodes MASEGIKVISDNRKAYHDYFVEEKLEAGVILTGTEIKSIRNGRVNLKDSYARIENGEVWLYQLHISPYEQGNRFNHDPLRKRKLLLNRSEIIKLIGKVQQQGLTLVPTKIYLKHGLAKIELGVCRGKKNYDKRQDIAERDAKREIERHFRDQGKGY; translated from the coding sequence GTGGCATCTGAAGGAATAAAAGTCATCTCTGACAATCGCAAAGCCTATCATGATTATTTTGTAGAAGAGAAGCTGGAAGCCGGAGTTATCCTTACCGGAACCGAGATCAAATCCATTCGCAACGGACGTGTCAACCTCAAAGACAGCTATGCCCGGATCGAAAACGGTGAAGTCTGGCTTTATCAGCTGCATATCAGCCCCTATGAGCAGGGGAACCGTTTTAATCATGATCCCCTGCGCAAGCGCAAACTCCTCCTCAATCGCTCCGAGATCATCAAGCTGATCGGGAAAGTGCAGCAACAGGGGCTGACCCTGGTTCCCACTAAGATTTACCTTAAACACGGCCTGGCGAAAATCGAACTCGGGGTTTGCCGGGGGAAAAAGAACTATGATAAACGCCAGGATATTGCCGAGCGGGATGCTAAACGTGAGATTGAACGGCACTTCCGGGATCAGGGCAAGGGATATTGA
- a CDS encoding sodium-translocating pyrophosphatase yields the protein MDFASTPIWAVLAGLVGLAFAFYFASSVLKESPGNARMQEISLAIQEGAMAFLNRQYKTLIPFVIIIFLILTFLKSWQTAVSFLVGALLSAVAGYVGMGITTRANARTTEAARTSLNKALGVSFRAGAVMGLSVNGLGLIGVAALFLWFQDAETINSFAFGASAIALFARVGGGIYTKAADVGADLVGKVEAGIPEDDPRNPAVIADNVGDNVGDTAGMGADLFESYAATTIAAMLIGAVAFKSVGGGVSGLMLPLMIGIAGILSSIIASFFVRTGENANPQTALNKGLWGTNLLTAIASFAIVQLMITEPIQVSESLTLTANNIFIAIICGLVVNILIGLLTEYYTSNQKAPAQAIAKASETGAATNIIQGLATGMKSTALPVIVICVATYVSFAVAGIFGIAMAAMAMLSTAGMVVAIDSFGPVADNAGGIAEMAELEPEVRKTTDKLDSVGNTTAAVAKGFAIGSAALTALALFNAYSELAHLDRIDILVPTTIIGLFIGAALPFLFSAFAMEAVGKAAFEMIGEVRRQFREIPGLMEGKAKPDYRACVDISTKAAIRQMIVPGLLAIGSPILVGFLLGKDALGGMLAGGTVSGLLMAIFMANAGGAWDNAKKYVEAGNLGGKGTPTHAAAVIGDTVGDPFKDTAGPSLNALIKVMGTISLIIAPFLI from the coding sequence ATGGATTTTGCTTCAACGCCTATATGGGCTGTCCTAGCAGGTCTCGTCGGGCTGGCATTTGCCTTCTATTTCGCAAGTAGCGTTTTAAAGGAAAGCCCGGGAAATGCAAGGATGCAGGAGATTTCTCTCGCGATTCAGGAGGGTGCCATGGCATTCCTCAATCGTCAGTACAAAACACTGATTCCCTTTGTAATCATAATCTTTCTTATTCTAACTTTTTTGAAAAGCTGGCAAACGGCTGTATCTTTCCTGGTGGGAGCACTGCTTTCCGCTGTGGCCGGTTATGTGGGCATGGGAATTACCACCCGGGCTAATGCCCGGACCACGGAAGCTGCCCGGACCAGCCTGAACAAGGCTTTGGGCGTATCCTTCCGCGCCGGGGCGGTTATGGGTCTTTCGGTTAACGGCTTAGGTCTCATTGGGGTTGCCGCTCTTTTCCTTTGGTTCCAGGATGCGGAGACCATTAACTCCTTCGCCTTTGGTGCCAGTGCCATTGCCTTGTTTGCTCGTGTCGGCGGTGGTATCTATACGAAAGCAGCCGACGTGGGTGCGGACCTGGTAGGTAAAGTCGAAGCCGGTATTCCTGAAGATGATCCCCGTAACCCTGCTGTTATCGCCGATAATGTAGGGGATAATGTGGGTGATACTGCCGGAATGGGCGCCGACCTGTTTGAATCTTATGCTGCCACCACTATTGCGGCGATGCTGATTGGCGCCGTAGCTTTCAAATCCGTAGGGGGCGGAGTCTCCGGGCTCATGCTGCCGCTGATGATCGGTATCGCGGGAATACTTTCCTCGATTATCGCCAGCTTTTTCGTGCGCACCGGGGAAAATGCCAATCCTCAAACAGCTTTAAACAAAGGCTTATGGGGAACTAACCTTCTAACGGCTATTGCTTCCTTCGCCATCGTCCAACTGATGATCACTGAACCTATCCAGGTAAGTGAAAGTTTAACGCTGACTGCTAACAACATATTCATTGCCATTATTTGTGGATTGGTTGTGAATATCCTGATCGGCTTATTGACAGAGTACTATACTTCGAATCAGAAGGCCCCGGCTCAAGCAATAGCTAAAGCTTCTGAGACCGGTGCCGCCACCAATATTATTCAAGGTCTGGCTACCGGTATGAAGAGTACGGCACTCCCTGTTATTGTCATCTGTGTTGCGACCTATGTTTCTTTTGCGGTAGCCGGTATCTTTGGTATTGCTATGGCTGCTATGGCGATGCTTTCCACGGCAGGTATGGTGGTGGCCATTGACTCCTTTGGACCAGTTGCCGATAATGCCGGTGGTATTGCCGAAATGGCTGAATTAGAGCCCGAGGTCCGTAAGACCACGGATAAACTGGACTCTGTAGGGAACACCACTGCGGCGGTGGCGAAAGGATTCGCTATCGGTTCCGCGGCCTTGACCGCCTTAGCTCTCTTTAATGCTTACTCTGAACTTGCTCATCTGGATCGAATCGACATCCTGGTACCCACCACGATTATCGGTCTCTTCATTGGTGCAGCCCTGCCCTTCCTCTTCTCTGCTTTTGCTATGGAAGCTGTAGGTAAAGCTGCTTTCGAAATGATCGGTGAGGTTCGCCGCCAATTCCGTGAGATTCCTGGTCTTATGGAAGGAAAGGCTAAACCGGATTATCGCGCTTGCGTGGATATCTCCACTAAAGCTGCTATTCGTCAAATGATTGTTCCTGGACTCTTAGCCATAGGCTCTCCGATCCTGGTAGGATTTTTACTCGGTAAGGATGCTTTAGGTGGAATGCTGGCCGGCGGAACAGTTTCCGGATTGCTGATGGCCATCTTCATGGCTAACGCCGGTGGAGCCTGGGACAATGCCAAGAAGTATGTTGAAGCTGGAAATCTCGGCGGTAAAGGAACCCCCACCCATGCTGCAGCTGTCATCGGGGACACTGTAGGGGACCCCTTCAAGGATACGGCCGGTCCATCCTTAAACGCTTTGATTAAGGTTATGGGTACGATTTCTCTGATTATCGCTCCGTTCTTAATTTAA
- the secG gene encoding preprotein translocase subunit SecG: MVIFLTVILVLSSLGLIATVLLQSGVSAGLGAIGGASESFFGKKKGLDAVFQKVSIASAAIFLLSSLGVAWLMK, encoded by the coding sequence ATGGTGATTTTTCTAACCGTAATATTAGTTCTTAGTTCCTTAGGTCTGATCGCAACGGTTTTACTTCAATCCGGTGTGAGTGCAGGTTTGGGAGCTATTGGTGGTGCCAGCGAATCCTTCTTTGGGAAAAAGAAGGGCTTGGACGCTGTCTTTCAAAAAGTTAGCATAGCTTCAGCTGCAATATTTTTGCTGAGTTCTCTGGGGGTAGCCTGGCTCATGAAATAA
- the eno gene encoding phosphopyruvate hydratase — MSYIEEIYGREILDSRGNPTVEVEVLLEDGSMGRAAVPSGASTGAFEAVELRDGDKGRFLGKGVLKAVENVNEVIAPELEGLNPFDQPAIDRELIALDGTENKGKLGANAILGVSLANAKAAAECVGLPLYQYLGGVNAKELPVPMMNILNGGQHADNNVDIQEFMIMPVGAKSFAEALQMGTEVYHSLKAVLKEKSLATAIGDEGGFAPSLESNADALLAIMDAIQRAGYTPGKDIALALDVAATELYRDGKYHLEGEGLTKTADEMIAYYEELVEKYPIVSIEDGLSEEDWEGWKKLTEKLGSKIQLVGDDLFVTNPARLARGIKEKCANSILIKLNQIGTLTETLDAIEMAKRAGYTTVISHRSGETEDVTMAHVAVAVNAGQIKTGAPARTERVAKYNELLRIEEELGETGVYRGHEALGR; from the coding sequence ATGAGTTATATCGAAGAGATTTATGGACGGGAGATCCTGGATTCCCGGGGCAATCCTACCGTTGAGGTCGAAGTCCTTTTAGAGGACGGTTCCATGGGCCGGGCGGCTGTTCCTTCCGGTGCTTCCACAGGTGCTTTTGAAGCCGTTGAACTGAGAGATGGGGATAAAGGCCGTTTTCTGGGTAAAGGCGTTCTTAAAGCCGTAGAGAATGTCAATGAAGTGATTGCTCCGGAATTAGAAGGGTTAAACCCCTTTGATCAGCCGGCTATCGATCGGGAGCTTATTGCTCTGGATGGCACTGAGAACAAGGGCAAGCTGGGAGCCAATGCCATTCTGGGGGTTTCCCTGGCTAATGCTAAAGCGGCTGCGGAATGCGTTGGACTTCCTCTTTATCAATACTTAGGCGGGGTTAATGCCAAGGAACTCCCCGTTCCCATGATGAACATTCTCAACGGTGGTCAGCATGCCGATAATAATGTGGATATTCAAGAGTTTATGATCATGCCTGTCGGTGCCAAGAGTTTTGCCGAAGCGCTGCAAATGGGAACCGAAGTGTATCATAGTCTGAAAGCTGTTCTTAAGGAAAAGTCACTGGCTACTGCCATTGGGGATGAGGGCGGGTTTGCTCCCAGCCTGGAATCCAATGCCGATGCCCTCCTGGCTATTATGGACGCCATCCAGCGTGCCGGCTACACGCCTGGGAAAGATATCGCTCTGGCCTTGGATGTAGCGGCTACGGAACTTTATCGTGATGGCAAGTATCATCTTGAAGGAGAAGGCCTGACCAAGACAGCGGATGAGATGATTGCCTACTACGAAGAGCTGGTTGAAAAATACCCCATCGTTTCCATCGAGGATGGTTTGTCCGAAGAAGACTGGGAAGGATGGAAAAAGCTTACGGAGAAACTGGGAAGCAAGATTCAGCTGGTCGGGGATGATCTATTTGTCACCAATCCCGCCCGCTTGGCCAGGGGCATCAAAGAAAAATGCGCCAATTCGATTTTAATTAAACTCAATCAGATCGGGACCCTTACCGAAACTCTGGATGCCATTGAAATGGCTAAACGTGCCGGTTACACAACGGTCATCTCCCATCGTTCCGGGGAGACCGAGGATGTGACCATGGCTCATGTGGCTGTCGCTGTGAATGCGGGACAGATTAAAACAGGAGCTCCCGCCCGGACAGAACGTGTGGCAAAATATAACGAGCTTCTTCGCATCGAGGAAGAGCTGGGGGAAACCGGAGTCTATCGCGGTCATGAGGCTCTGGGCCGTTAA
- the gpmI gene encoding 2,3-bisphosphoglycerate-independent phosphoglycerate mutase, producing MKPLLLMILDGWGYNPQTAGNAVAKAQKPHFDRLLEEYPHTLIVASGEEVGLPPGQMGNSEVGHLNIGAGRVVYQEFTRISQAIRTGEFARNTVLQEAMERVKDGPNALHLMGLLSDGGVHSHSEHLFALLAMAKTMGVKKVFIHALLDGRDVLPQSAKEFMTQLNIKCQELGLGQVATVSGRYYMMDRDKRWERVEKGYRALVNGEGLKAPNPLAAIEQSYDVRVTDEFVAPTVIVDSAGEAVGPLRDGDSFIFFNFRSDRAREISYALLDEEFTGFDRGKPLHLHYVCMTEYDDKLKGTAVAFPAQNLDNTLGEVLAKYQKKQLRIAETEKYAHVTFFFNGGVEEPCPGETRCLIPSPQVATYNLLPEMSAYGITEELLKRLEREEDEVIILNFANADMVGHTGEFEATVKAIAAVDQCIGQIVPRVLERQGTVIITADHGNAEAKVDLQTGQPLTAHTTNPVPLILVNDQLKGKTLREGGALRDVAPTMLRLLEIPQPQEMTGKSLI from the coding sequence ATGAAGCCTCTGCTCTTGATGATTCTGGACGGATGGGGTTATAATCCCCAGACCGCAGGCAATGCTGTGGCTAAGGCCCAAAAACCCCATTTCGACAGACTGCTTGAGGAGTATCCCCATACCCTGATCGTTGCTTCAGGGGAGGAAGTGGGATTACCGCCAGGCCAAATGGGCAACTCGGAAGTGGGGCATTTGAATATTGGGGCAGGCCGGGTGGTCTATCAGGAATTCACCCGGATTTCCCAAGCTATACGGACCGGTGAGTTTGCCCGGAATACCGTTTTGCAGGAAGCCATGGAACGGGTCAAGGATGGACCCAACGCCCTGCATCTGATGGGGTTGCTCTCGGATGGAGGGGTTCACTCCCATAGTGAACATCTTTTCGCCCTCCTGGCTATGGCCAAAACCATGGGGGTTAAAAAAGTGTTCATCCATGCCTTGTTGGACGGCCGGGATGTGCTGCCCCAAAGTGCCAAAGAGTTCATGACCCAACTTAATATCAAATGCCAGGAATTAGGTCTTGGCCAGGTTGCCACCGTCAGCGGCCGTTATTATATGATGGATCGGGATAAACGCTGGGAACGGGTGGAAAAGGGTTACCGGGCTTTAGTGAATGGGGAAGGTCTGAAAGCGCCTAACCCTTTGGCAGCTATTGAACAATCCTATGATGTCAGGGTCACGGATGAGTTTGTGGCACCTACAGTCATTGTCGACTCGGCAGGGGAGGCTGTGGGACCGCTTCGGGACGGTGACAGTTTTATCTTCTTCAATTTCCGCTCCGATCGGGCCCGGGAGATCTCTTATGCTCTCTTAGATGAAGAGTTTACCGGCTTTGACCGGGGAAAACCTTTGCATCTCCATTATGTGTGTATGACTGAATATGACGATAAGCTGAAAGGGACGGCCGTGGCTTTTCCTGCTCAGAACTTAGATAATACCTTGGGAGAGGTTCTGGCCAAATATCAGAAAAAGCAGCTGCGCATCGCTGAGACAGAAAAATACGCCCATGTCACCTTCTTTTTTAATGGTGGGGTAGAGGAACCTTGTCCAGGGGAAACCCGCTGTCTTATTCCTTCTCCCCAAGTCGCTACCTATAATCTGCTGCCGGAAATGAGTGCTTATGGAATTACCGAGGAGCTCTTAAAGCGTCTGGAAAGAGAAGAGGATGAGGTGATCATTCTGAACTTTGCCAACGCGGATATGGTGGGTCATACAGGAGAGTTTGAAGCTACGGTCAAAGCCATCGCAGCGGTGGATCAGTGTATCGGGCAAATCGTTCCCCGGGTATTAGAGCGCCAGGGAACCGTCATTATAACTGCCGATCATGGCAATGCTGAAGCGAAAGTGGACCTGCAAACCGGCCAGCCCTTAACGGCCCATACGACCAATCCGGTGCCCTTGATCCTGGTTAATGATCAGCTTAAGGGTAAAACCTTGCGGGAAGGCGGAGCCTTGCGGGATGTGGCGCCGACGATGCTCCGGCTGCTGGAGATTCCGCAGCCCCAGGAGATGACTGGAAAATCCTTGATTTGA
- the tpiA gene encoding triose-phosphate isomerase: protein MAKRHPIIAGNWKMNKSLRETQEYAVKLLGVLGEVTAIDVVVCAPFTALNVLKNELEESVIHIGAQDMFYAPDGAYTGEISAAMLVDVACTYVILGHSERREILRETDEEIAKKVKAALKAGLTPILCVGENLANREEGKAFAIVRGQVEKDLTDLSADDLKRVVIAYEPIWAIGTGKTASSEDAQEMCAMIRSTLAGIAGVVADEVNILYGGSVKADNIGELMAQPDVDGALVGGASLEAEGFAQLVQNAVAAL from the coding sequence ATGGCCAAACGACATCCTATTATCGCTGGAAATTGGAAGATGAATAAAAGTCTCCGGGAGACTCAGGAATATGCGGTAAAGCTCTTAGGAGTGCTTGGCGAAGTCACTGCAATCGATGTTGTCGTGTGTGCGCCCTTTACAGCCTTAAATGTTCTCAAGAATGAGCTGGAGGAGAGCGTCATTCATATTGGAGCTCAGGATATGTTTTATGCCCCTGATGGGGCTTATACAGGGGAGATCTCTGCGGCAATGCTGGTGGATGTTGCCTGCACCTATGTCATCCTCGGGCATTCGGAGCGCCGGGAAATTCTCCGTGAAACGGATGAAGAGATTGCCAAAAAAGTGAAGGCGGCCCTTAAGGCAGGGCTCACTCCCATTCTCTGTGTGGGTGAAAACTTAGCCAACCGGGAAGAAGGCAAGGCCTTTGCCATCGTGCGCGGCCAGGTGGAAAAGGATCTGACGGATCTTTCCGCGGATGATTTGAAACGGGTGGTCATTGCCTACGAACCCATTTGGGCCATCGGCACGGGTAAAACAGCCTCCAGTGAAGATGCCCAGGAGATGTGCGCCATGATTCGCTCTACGTTAGCCGGAATTGCCGGTGTGGTTGCCGATGAGGTCAATATCCTCTATGGGGGCAGTGTTAAGGCGGACAATATTGGGGAGCTCATGGCTCAGCCGGATGTGGACGGCGCTCTGGTGGGCGGGGCCAGCCTGGAAGCCGAAGGATTTGCCCAATTGGTTCAGAATGCGGTGGCTGCTCTATGA
- a CDS encoding phosphoglycerate kinase — protein MNKKGLKDITVRGKRVFVRVDFNVPMDDHGNITNDTRIRAALPTIHYLIDEGAKIILASHLGRPKGKADPNYSLAPVAKRLGELLKRPVAMAPDCIGPEVEKATAQLREGEVLLLENVRYHAEEEKNEPEFVKQLARLAEVYVNDAFGTAHRAHASTEGIAHHLPGVAGFLLQKEIESMGKALGNPERPFVAIIGGAKVSDKIGVIENLLHKVDALIIGGGMANTFLKAQGYSLGKSLVEGDKLSLAQEILDQGRELQVDILLPQDVVAAKEFKADAPYRVTAVREIAEDEMALDIGPESAGLFSERIQKARTIVWNGPMGVFEMEHFAKGTEKVAQAVALCPGLTIVGGGDSVAAVEKMGVGQQMSHISTGGGASLKLLEGKTLPGIAALQNI, from the coding sequence ATGAATAAGAAAGGGCTTAAGGACATTACGGTACGTGGAAAACGTGTTTTTGTGCGGGTTGATTTTAATGTGCCTATGGATGACCATGGCAATATTACCAACGACACGAGGATTCGGGCGGCTCTGCCTACCATTCACTATCTGATTGACGAAGGGGCTAAAATTATCCTCGCTTCCCATTTAGGACGCCCCAAGGGAAAAGCGGATCCGAACTATTCCCTGGCTCCGGTGGCCAAACGTCTTGGTGAATTGCTCAAGCGGCCGGTAGCCATGGCCCCGGATTGCATCGGTCCGGAAGTAGAAAAAGCAACAGCCCAATTGCGGGAAGGTGAAGTCCTTCTTTTAGAAAATGTCCGTTATCATGCCGAGGAAGAAAAGAATGAACCGGAGTTTGTCAAGCAATTAGCCCGCTTAGCCGAAGTGTATGTTAACGATGCTTTCGGTACAGCCCACCGGGCCCATGCTTCCACAGAAGGAATCGCTCATCATCTTCCCGGGGTGGCCGGCTTCCTTCTCCAAAAGGAAATTGAAAGTATGGGCAAGGCTCTGGGGAATCCGGAGCGGCCTTTTGTGGCCATCATTGGCGGAGCCAAGGTCAGCGACAAAATCGGGGTCATTGAGAACCTGCTCCATAAAGTGGACGCCTTGATCATTGGCGGCGGCATGGCCAATACCTTCCTGAAAGCTCAGGGCTATTCTCTGGGTAAGTCCCTGGTGGAAGGCGATAAATTATCCCTGGCTCAGGAGATTCTTGATCAAGGGCGGGAACTCCAGGTGGACATTCTTTTGCCTCAGGATGTGGTTGCGGCCAAAGAATTTAAAGCCGATGCGCCCTATCGGGTCACTGCTGTCCGGGAGATCGCCGAGGACGAAATGGCTCTGGATATCGGACCGGAAAGTGCCGGACTGTTCAGTGAAAGAATACAAAAGGCCCGGACTATCGTCTGGAACGGCCCCATGGGTGTTTTTGAAATGGAGCACTTTGCCAAGGGGACGGAGAAAGTTGCTCAGGCTGTGGCCTTATGTCCGGGTCTGACCATTGTCGGCGGTGGAGATTCCGTGGCCGCCGTAGAAAAAATGGGTGTAGGACAGCAAATGAGCCATATCTCCACAGGAGGGGGAGCTTCCCTGAAGCTCCTGGAAGGCAAGACCCTGCCCGGTATAGCGGCACTACAAAACATCTAA